In Elaeis guineensis isolate ETL-2024a chromosome 1, EG11, whole genome shotgun sequence, a genomic segment contains:
- the LOC105060163 gene encoding phospholipase D alpha 1, with product MADLVEASQFLHGVLDLTIFEADHLHHCFHGFLLQVTEKIEEALHLDKLAHTKLYATVDIGGARVARTREIEFHPKNPIWNESFHIYCAYSAPSIVVSIKNQLPVDAKVLGRAKIPTSHLLTGQPLEGWFDLFNDEGDKLKKAKIHVLLKFSDITTDPCWNAGIRLPQFSGVPKVYFPQKTGCEVTLYQNAHLSNNFRPVIHLSNGKNYHPRRVWEDLYIAITEAKHFIYVAGWSVNVNITLIRDPERMIPGAEGVTIGELLKKKAKEGVTVLVMIWQDRTSVSLLGNAGLMKTHDEETYKFFEGSKVKCFLCPRNADRSLTAVQHVEVGLEFTHHQKIVCLDAPMSNGTCRIVSFVGGIDLAGGRYDDENHTLFRNLDTTYLHDFQQNNFPHADLRHGGPREPWHDVHSKLEGLAAWDVLTNFEQRWIKQSPKKISHCLVNIREQPDIFPIPSGHVTHESWNVQVFRSIDDASVVGFPSDPSKAAMLGLMSAKDVTVDQSIHSGYVEAIRRAKRFIYIENQYFFGSCFSWRQDQDCGCLNLIPIEVALKIASKIRRGERFAAYIVTPMWPEGIPEGDTVQAILHWNRLTMEMMYGIVAKAIEEVGLGGKAHPCDYLNFFCLGNREVRYPGEYIPPERPEPGSDYWRAQVNRRFLIYVHAKVMIVDDEYVIIGSANLNQRSLAGDRDTEIAHGAYQPAYLNRPDEPARGLIYGYRMSLWYEHFMSHHKHRSHDFFEPESLKCVRAVRRIAEDLWEKFVGDEVVNLPGHLLPFPIQVSEAGELSELPVDGFFPDTKAPVQGKKSEILPPILTT from the exons GTCACAGAAAAGATAGAGGAAGCCTTACATCTGGACAAGCTTGCCCACACCAAACTCTATGCCACTGTAGACATCGGTGGGGCAAGGGTGGCAAGGACCAGAGAGATCGAATTCCATCCCAAGAACCCAATATGGAACGAATCCTTCCACATCTACTGCGCCTATTCCGCTCCCTCAATCGTTGTATCTATTAAAAACCAGCTCCCCGTCGATGCAAAGGTTTTGGGCCGTGCTAAGATCCCCACCTCCCACTTACTCACTGGGCAACCTCTGGAAGGCTGGTTTGATCTATTCAATGATGAGGGCGACAAGCTCAAGAAAGCAAAGATCCATgtcctcctcaaattctctgatATCACCACCGATCCATGTTGGAATGCAGGAATCAGACTTCCACAATTCTCTGGCGTTCCCAAAGTTTACTTCCCTCAGAAAACCGGTTGCGAAGTGACGCTCTACCAGAATGCTCATCTTTCTAATAATTTCCGACCGGTGATCCATCTCTCTAATGGTAAAAACTATCACCCTCGGAGAGTATGGGAGGATCTTTACATTGCCATAACAGAAGCCAAACATTTCATTTACGTTGCTGGCTGGTCGGTGAATGTCAACATCACCCTCATTCGAGATCCGGAGCGCATGATCCCGGGCGCAGAGGGTGTAACCATAGGAGAATTGCTGAAGAAAAAGGCCAAGGAAGGAGTTACGGTGTTGGTCATGATCTGGCAGGACCGAACCTCGGTGTCACTCCTAGGGAATGCAGGGCTGATGAAGACACATGACGAAGAGACTTACAAATTCTTTGAAGGCAGCAAGGTGAAGTGCTTCCTCTGTCCACGCAATGCTGACCGCTCCCTCACTGCAGTGCAGCATGTTGAGGTCGGATTGGAATTCACCCACCACCAGAAGATAGTCTGTCTTGATGCTCCCATGAGCAATGGTACTTGCCGTATTGTAAGCTTTGTTGGTGGAATTGATCTCGCCGGTGGAAGGTATGATGATGAGAACCACACACTTTTCAGAAACCTTGACACGACCTACCTTCATGATTTCCAACAGAATAACTTCCCCCATGCTGATCTCCGCCATGGTGGCCCAAGGGAGCCATGGCATGATGTGCATTCCAAGCTTGAAGGCCTTGCAGCTTGGGATGTACTTACCAATTTTGAGCAGCGATGGATAAAACAGTCCCCGAAGAAGATCTCTCATTGCTTGGTAAATATCCGTGAGCAACCTGATATCTTTCCAATCCCATCAGGTCATGTTACCCACGAATCATGGAATGTGCAAGTCTTCCGATCAATTGATGATGCTTCGGTGGTCGGCTTCCCCTCTGATCCATCCAAAGCTGCTATGCTGGGGTTGATGAGTGCAAAAGATGTAACGGTTGATCAAAGCATACATTCAGGCTATGTTGAAGCAATTAGAAGAGCAAAGAGGTTTATATACATTGAGAATCAATATTTCTTTGGAAGTTGTTTTTCCTGGAGGCAAGATCAGGATTGTGGATGTCTGAATTTGATCCCAATCGAGGTAGCTTTGAAGATTGCAAGCAAGATTCGCCGGGGAGAAAGGTTTGCAGCTTATATAGTGACCCCGATGTGGCCCGAGGGGATACCAGAGGGTGATACCGTGCAGGCCATACTGCACTGGAATAGGCTGACAATGGAGATGATGTATGGAATTGTGGCCAAGGCTATAGAGGAAGTTGGGTTGGGTGGGAAGGCGCACCCATGTGATTATTTGAATTTCTTCTGCTTGGGGAACAGGGAAGTACGGTATCCCGGGGAGTACATCCCACCAGAGAGGCCGGAACCAGGTTCAGACTACTGGAGGGCACAAGTCAACCGGCGATTCCTCATCTATGTGCATGCGAAGGTCATGATCG TGGATGATGAGTACGTGATCATTGGCTCTGCAAACTTGAATCAGAGATCACTTGCAGGTGACAGGGATACTGAGATTGCCCATGGGGCGTATCAACCTGCATATCTAAACAGGCCTGATGAACCAGCTcgtggactcatctatggataccGCATGTCACTGTGGTACGAGCACTTCATGAGCCACCACAAGCACCGATCTCATGACTTTTTTGAACCCGAGAGCTTGAAGTGTGTGAGAGCAGTCAGGCGAATTGCTGAGGATCTGTGGGAGAAGTTTGTGGGAGACGAGGTGGTTAATCTCCCTGGCCATCTGCTTCCATTCCCCATCCAGGTCTCGGAGGCTGGAGAGTTGTCGGAATTGCCGGTCGATGGCTTCTTTCCAGACACCAAGGCTCCTGTCCAGGGCAAGAAGTCTGAAATCCTTCCCCCTATACTCACCACATGA